In the genome of Aspergillus flavus chromosome 8, complete sequence, one region contains:
- a CDS encoding HSP20-like chaperone, whose product MGRASISGVIESRSCVMIQTSSSSPHTNTAISTGIHIAKMVYRSNLNTVARRIPSLVAITSKPRVQPCVVATQGRLPKARAMTLMPQFHRGPSTIKRLLDDYDRYLSGHTLDPHPRAYAPTFDMRESKDTYQLEGELPGVKQSDVDIEYVDAHTIVIKGHTEHASEVEEGSWWISERSTGDFRRSFSFPSAVDQENTRARLKDGVLLVTIPKVASTWDVKKVKVDE is encoded by the coding sequence ATGGGCCGTGCTTCGATCAGTGGCGTGATTGAAAGTCGCTCTTGTGTCATGATACagacctcatcctcgtcaccTCATACGAATACAGCTATAAGCACCGGTATACATATAGCTAAAATGGTTTATCGTAGCAACCTCAACACAGTCGCCCGTCGTATCCCGAGCCTTGTTGCTATCACTTCTAAGCCTCGAGTGCAGCCATGCGTCGTCGCTACGCAAGGGAGGCTTCCGAAGGCCAGAGCGATGACTCTGATGCCCCAGTTCCACCGAGGCCCTTCCACCATAAAACGACTACTGGATGACTACGATCGTTATCTATCAGGGCATACCCTCGACCCTCATCCCCGGGCATACGCACCAACCTTCGACATGCGCGAATCGAAGGATACCTATCAGCTGGAAGGCGAACTTCCTGGCGTGAAGCAAAGCGATGTTGACATCGAGTATGTTGACGCGCACACTATCGTCATAAAAGGGCATACAGAGCATGCGTCTGAAGTTGAGGAAGGTTCTTGGTGGATATCCGAACGGTCCACTGGGGACTTCCGTCGGTCGTTCAGCTTTCCATCCGCCGTGGATCAGGAGAACACTCGTGCTCGGTTGAAGGATGGAGTGCTTTTGGTGACTATTCCGAAGGTGGCCTCTACTTGGGAtgtgaagaaggtgaaagTGGATGAATAG